The Bradysia coprophila strain Holo2 chromosome X unlocalized genomic scaffold, BU_Bcop_v1 contig_185, whole genome shotgun sequence genome window below encodes:
- the LOC119068494 gene encoding ubiquinol-cytochrome-c reductase complex assembly factor 2, producing MSVQYNRFLKLLERWPVDKTKAGRDLGAHLREHLLKTTLGSSTINTIDSEDLDKQFEALERLSRSVYAEKYQRQHSSTASGLTPPQCSQILSNDFLKSWEKENSK from the exons ATGTCAGTTCAGTATAACAGATTTCTAAAGTTGCTAGAAAGGTGGCCAGTTGATAAAACAAAAGCCGGAAG AGATCTTGGAGCACACTTGCGAGaacatttattgaaaacaacACTTGGCTCATCAACTATAAATACCATTGACAGCGAAGATCTCGATAAGCAGTTCGAAGCGCTTGAAAGACTGTCCCGTAGCGTATACGCCGAAAAATATCAGCGACAGCACAGTTCAACGGCATCTGGATTGACCCCTCCTCAGTGTAGTCAGATTCTGTCCAACGACTTTTTGAAGAGTTGGGAGAAGGAAAACTCTAAATAA
- the LOC119068479 gene encoding probable methyltransferase-like protein 15 homolog codes for MARRLLPSMQRQLFPLLCRLKHNHNITANPINELHIPVMATEVIDYLKPEPGKIFIDMTFGAGGHTKRILDHSPNTTVITLDRDQESYELAMDMKDDYPNRLIPMLGKFSELPDLLKAHGYGFASIDGILFDFGCSSMQFDQADRGFALSKNGPLDMRMDKDRIPGQPTAADVLAKIDEEDLARILKIYGEEKCAKKIARAIVDTRYSLRKIETTKELADLVNSCFNDNLRLDKLQRHAHNATKTFLALRIFVNDELNEINYGMLLAERFLKQNGRLVAITFHSLEDLIVKRHLMGNLLGNVANPIPLRYSSHALVQELEVINELKESSWQQLNKHVLVPTTEEIERNPRSRSAKFRAAVKE; via the coding sequence ATGGCTCGACGCCTTCTACCGTCCATGCAGCGTCAATTATTTCCATTGTTATGCCGATTAAAACACAATCACAACATTACCGCCAATCCAATCAATGAATTACATATTCCCGTTATGGCTACCGAAGTCATCGACTACCTAAAACCGGAACCTGGTAAAATATTCATCGACATGACCTTCGGTGCTGGCGGTCACACAAAACGTATCTTAGATCATTCACCGAACACAACTGTCATTACTTTGGATCGAGATCAGGAATCTTACGAATTGGCTATGGATATGAAAGACGATTATCCGAATCGACTAATACCGATGCTGGGAAAGTTTTCCGAACTTCCCGACTTATTGAAAGCACACGGCTATGGTTTCGCATCGATCGACGGAATTCTATTCGATTTTGGATGTTCGTCAATGCAATTCGATCAGGCTGACCGAGGTTTCGCTCTCAGTAAAAATGGTCCGTTAGATATGCGGATGGATAAAGACCGAATACCTGGACAACCAACAGCCGCTGATGTTCTAGCGAAGATCGACGAAGAGGATTTGGCTAGAATATTAAAGATTTACGGTGAAGAAAAGTGCGCCAAGAAAATTGCACGGGCTATTGTCGATACGCGCTACTCTCTGCGAAAAATTGAGACAACGAAAGAGCTTGCCGATTTGGTGAATTCCTGTTTCAACGACAACCTTCGTTTAGATAAACTTCAGAGACATGCACACAACGccacaaaaacatttctagCTCTGCGAATATTCGTCAATGACGAACTCAACGAAATCAACTACGGAATGCTACTTGCTGAACGGTTTCTGAAACAAAACGGGCGCCTAGTTGCCATCACATTTCATTCACTGGAAGATTTGATTGTCAAGCGTCATTTAATGGGAAACTTGCTGGGCAATGTGGCTAATCCCATACCGTTACGGTACTCCAGTCATGCGTTGGTGCAGGAATTAGAggtaataaatgaattaaaagaaTCGTCGTGGCAGCAATTGAACAAACATGTGTTAGTCCCAACGACAGAAGAAATAGAACGAAATCCAAGAAGCCGTTCGGCCAAGTTTAGGGCAGCTGTTAAAGAATGA